Proteins co-encoded in one Cucurbita pepo subsp. pepo cultivar mu-cu-16 chromosome LG15, ASM280686v2, whole genome shotgun sequence genomic window:
- the LOC111776339 gene encoding transcription factor MYB41-like, translating into MGRSPCCDEIGVKKGPWTPEEDKKLIDFVARNGHGSWRNLPKLAGLNRCGKSCRLRWTNYLRPDIKRGKFSEEEESAIIKLHSVLGNRWSKIASHFPGRTDNEIKNFWNTHLRKKLLQMGIDPNTHKPRTDLNHLLNNSQLFNGIANYLNNDHLKLQAELVKLQLLQNLCQLLNPTTPSQALPSTPLDRLQNPNSNPSRASFSTQNPNSSQLQAGFTSGFMSGSGFEYEDKNKAKMEEMENFDYVQVENYYPILPPLTSESETNPLGCSTNSNSPSSSSSIFDSLESLMNEDEPSESYWNNLLR; encoded by the exons ATGGGTCGATCTCCTTGTTGTGATGAAATTGGTGTCAAGAAAGGGCCATGGACGCCGGAGGAAGACAAgaaattgattgattttgtgGCAAGAAATGGCCATGGAAGTTGGAGGAATCTCCCGAAGCTTGCGGGTTTGAATAGGTGCGGAAAAAGTTGCAGGTTGAGATGGACTAACTATCTTCGACCTGATATTAAGAGAGGGAAGTTctcggaagaagaagaatccgCTATTATTAAGCTTCATTCAGTTCTTGGGAACAG ATGGTCGAAAATCGCTAGCCATTTTCCCGGGAGGACAGACAACGAAATCAAGAACTTTTGGAATACCCATTTGAGGAAGAAACTTCTACAAATGGGTATCGATCCAAACACTCACAAGCCAAGAACAGACCTAAATCATTTGctcaacaattctcaattGTTCAATGGGATAGCAAATTATCTAAACAATGATCATCTCAAGTTACAAGCAGAACTAGTCAAGCTCCAATTACTACAAAATCTATGCCAACTTCTAAACCCTACCACACCTTCTCAAGCACTACCCAGCACCCCCCTCGATCGCCTTCAAAACCCTAACTCTAACCCGTCTCGAGCTAGCTTTTCGACCCAAAACCCTAACTCTAGCCAGCTTCAAGCTGGTTTTACGAGCGGGTTCATGTCGGGGTCGGGTTTTGAATACGAGGACAAGAATAAAGCTAAGatggaagaaatggaaaattttgattatgttCAAGTTGAGAATTATTATCCAATTCTTCCTCCATTGACTTCAGAGAGTGAAACAAATCCATTGGGTTGCTCCACCAATTCAAACTcaccttcttcatcttcttcaatttttgatAGCTTGGAGTCTTTGATGAATGAGGACGAACCAAGTGAATCGTACTGGAATAATCTTCTACGGTAA
- the LOC111811475 gene encoding ABC transporter B family member 2-like: MRSHGSSPCSYEEEAMDKEDEHKVKKKKKEHQNKVAFYKLFAFADCYDYFLMAFGSIGACLHGASVPVFFIFFGKLINIIGMAYLFPEEAAPKVAKYSLDFLYLSVAILFSSWAEVACWMHSGERQAAKMRMAYLRSMLSQDISLFDTEASTGEVIAAITSDIVVVQDAISEKVGNFLHYISRFISGFIIGFVRVWQISLVTLSIVPLIALAGGLYAFVTIGLIAKIRKSYVKAGEIAEEILGNVRTVQAFAGEERAVGLYKGALRNTYKYGRKAGLAKGLGLGSMHCVLFLSWALLVWFTSIVVHKGIANGGDSFTTMLNVVISGLSLGQAAPDISAFVRAKAAAYPIFQMIERNTVSKSSSKIGRKLNKLDGHIQFKDVSFSYPSRSDVIIFNKLSLDIPAGKIVALVGGSGSGKSTVISLIERFYEPISGEILLDGNNIKELDLKWLRQQIGLVNQEPALFATSIRENILYGKDDATLEDITRAAKLSEALSFINNLPERFETQVGERGVQLSGGQKQRIAISRAIVKNPSILLLDEATSALDAESEKSVQEALDRVMVGRTTVVVAHRLSTIRNADVIAVVQEGKIVETGSHDELISNPDSVYASLVQFQETASLQRHPSIGQLGRPPSIKYSRELSRTTTSFGASFRSEKESLGRIGVDGMEMEKPKHISAKRLYSMVGPDWMYGVVGVIGAFVTGSQMPLFALGVSQALVAFYMDWNTTQHEIKKISLLFCGGAVLTVIFHAVEHLCFGIMGERLTLRVREKMFHAMLRNEIGWFDDIDNTSAMLSSRLETDATLLRTIVVDRSTILLQNLALVVASFIIAFILNWRITLVVLATYPLIISGHISEKLFMQGYGGNLSKAYLKANTLAGEAVGNIRTVAAFCSEEKVLDLYAKELVEPSRRSLKRGQIAGIFYGVSQFFIFSSYGLALWYGSVLMGQGLASFKSIMKAFMVLIVTALAMGETLALAPDLLKGNQMVASVFEVMDRQTEVSGDVGEELNVVEGTIELKNVEFSYPSRPDVLIFKDFNLKVRSGKSIALVGQSGSGKSSVLALILRFYDPIAGRVMIDGRDIKKLKVKSLRKHIGLVQQEPALFATSIYENILYGKEGASEAEVFEAAKLANAHTFISALPEGYSTKVGERGIQLSGGQRQRIAIARAVLKNPEILLLDEATSALDVESERVVQQALDRLMKHRTTVVVAHRLSTIKNCDQISVIQDGKIVEQGTHSSLCENKNGAYYKLINIQQQQQRQ, translated from the exons ggGAAGCTTATTAATATCATTGGTATGGCTTATCTCTTCCCCGAAGAAGCTGCTCCAAAGGTTGCCAAG tactctttggattttttatATCTAAGTGTGGCTATACTATTCTCATCATGGGCAg AGGTGGCTTGTTGGATGCACAGTGGAGAGAGACAAGCAGCCAAAATGAGAATGGCTTATTTAAGATCAATGTTGAGTCAAGACATTAGCCTCTTTGACACTGAAGCTTCAACTGGTGAAGTCATTGCTGCTATTACAAGTGATATTGTTGTTGTTCAAGACGCCATTTCCGAGAAG GTGGGGAACTTTTTGCACTATATAAGCCGGTTTATATCAGGGTTTATCATTGGATTTGTGAGGGTATGGCAAATCAGTCTTGTCACATTATCTATTGTTCCCTTGATTGCACTTGCTGGTGGTCTCTATGCCTTTGTCACCATTGGACTTATTgccaaaataagaaaatcctATGTCAAGGCTGGTGAGATTGCTGAAGAG ATTCTAGGAAATGTTAGAACAGTTCAAGCATTTGCTGGGGAAGAAAGGGCTGTAGGATTATACAAAGGAGCTCTCAGGAATACCTACAAGTATGGTAGAAAAGCAGGGCTGGCTAAGGGACTTGGCCTGGGGTCCATGCATTGTGTTCTTTTCTTGTCATGGGCTCTGCTAGTTTGGTTTACCAGCATTGTTGTTCATAAGGGTATTGCCAATGGCGGAGACTCCTTCACCACAATGCTTAATGTTGTCATTTCTGGCCT GTCACTTGGGCAGGCTGCACCGGATATTTCTGCCTTCGTTCGAGCAAAGGCAGCAGCGTATCCTATTTTTCAGATGATAGAAAGAAACACAGTTAGCAAAAGCAGCTCCAAAATTGGTCGGAAACTAAACAAGCTCGACGGTCATATTCAATTCAAGGATGTCAGTTTCAGCTATCCTTCTCGTTCGgatgtaattatatttaataagttatCTCTCGATATTCCTGCGGGCAAGATTGTAGCTCTTGTGGGAGGAAGTGGGTCAGGAAAGAGCACGGTCATATCTTTGATCGAACGGTTCTATGAACCGATTTCTGGAGAGATTCTACTAGATGGTAATAACATCAAGGAGCTGGATCTCAAGTGGCTTAGGCAGCAAATTGGTCTGGTCAATCAAGAGCCTGCCCTCTTTGCTACGAGCATTAGGGAGAACATTCTATATGGAAAAGACGATGCTACGCTCGAGGACATCACACGTGCAGCGAAACTTTCTGAGGCGTTATCGTTTATAAACAATCTCCCTGAAAGATTTGAAACTCAG GTTGGTGAAAGAGGGGTCCAATTATCTGGAGGACAAAAGCAAAGGATTGCAATATCTCGTGCAATCGTTAAAAATCCATCGATCCTGCTGTTGGATGAGGCAACCAGCGCACTAGATGCAGAATCCGAGAAGAGTGTTCAAGAAGCACTCGATCGTGTCATGGTTGGTCGAACGACTGTAGTGGTCGCTCATCGTCTATCTACCATAAGGAATGCAGATGTGATTGCTGTCGTTCAAGAGGGGAAGATAGTTGAAACTGGAAGCCATGATGAGCTCATTTCAAACCCGGACAGTGTTTATGCATCACTTGTACAGTTTCAAGAAACGGCATCTCTGCAACGCCATCCTTCGATTGGACAGTTGGGTCGACCACCAAG TATAAAGTACTCGCGAGAATTATCTCGCACAACAACAAGCTTTGGTGCGAGTTTTCGCTCTGAGAAAGAATCTCTGGGACGGATTGGAGTCGATGGAATGGAAATGGAGAAACCGAAGCATATTTCAGCAAAAAGACTTTACTCCATGGTCGGACCGGATTGGATGTATGGAGTCGTTGGCGTCATTGGAGCGTTCGTTACTGGATCCCAGATGCCCCTTTTTGCTCTTGGGGTCTCTCAGGCTCTTGTTGCTTTTTATATGGACTGGAATACAACTCAACATGAGATCAAGAAGATTTCATTGCTTTTCTGTGGTGGTGCAGTTTTAACCGTCATTTTTCATGCAGTCGAGCATCTCTGTTTCGGAATTATGGGAGAGCGACTCACTCTTCGAGTTCGAGAAAAGATGTTCCACG CTATGTTGAGAAACGAGATAGGATGGTTCGATGATATAGACAACACGAGTGCTATGCTTTCGTCACGCCTAGAAACCGATGCAACTTTGTTACGAACTATAGTTGTCGACCGCTCGACAATTCTTCTGCAGAATCTAGCTTTGGTCGTTGCATCGTTCATCATTGCGTTCATATTGAATTGGAGAATCACTTTAGTTGTCCTGGCTACTTATCCATTGATCATTAGCGGTCACATTAGCGAG AAACTTTTTATGCAAGGCTATGGTGGAAATTTGAGTAAAGCATACCTGAAAGCCAATACACTGGCCGGTGAGGCAGTTGGCAATATTAGAACTGTTGCTGCATTTTGTTCCGAGGAGAAGGTCCTCGATCTATATGCTAAGGAGCTTGTTGAGCCCTCGAGACGTTCACTTAAACGTGGACAGATCGCTGGCATATTCTACGGTGTCTCGCAGTTCTTCATCTTTTCATCTTATGGTTTGGCCTTGTG GTACGGTTCGGTCTTGATGGGACAGGGACTTGCTAGCTTCAAATCTATTATGAAAGCATTCATGGTTTTGATAGTAACAGCATTAGCAATGGGTGAGACTTTGGCACTAGCCCCTGACCTTTTAAAGGGAAATCAGATGGTGGCATCAGTGTTCGAGGTGATGGATCGACAAACAGAGGTGTCGGGCGATGTCGGTGAAGAGCTAAATGTCGTGGAGGGTACCATTGAGCTGAAGAACGTCGAGTTCAGCTATCCATCAAGACCAGATGTTTTGATCTTCAAAGATTTCAATCTTAAAGTGAGATCAGGCAAGAGTATAGCCTTAGTTGGGCAAAGCGGCTCAGGGAAAAGCTCTGTTTTAGCCCTTATACTGCGTTTTTACGATCCGATAGCTGGGAGGGTGATGATTGACG GAAGAGATATAAAAAAACTGAAGGTCAAATCTCTGAGAAAGCACATAGGCCTCGTCCAACAAGAACCGGCTCTTTTCGCCACATCGATTTACGAGAACATTCTTTACGGGAAAGAAGGAGCTTCCGAAGCCGAAGTATTCGAAGCAGCAAAGCTCGCCAACGCGCATACCTTCATCAGTGCTCTCCCTGAAGGCTACTCAACAAAAGTCGGTGAAAGAGGGATCCAACTCTCGGGTGGGCAACGACAGAGGATAGCCATTGCACGAGCAGTCCTGAAGAACCCAGAAATCCTACTACTCGACGAAGCCACGAGCGCTCTCGACGTCGAATCGGAACGCGTGGTTCAACAAGCCTTAGATAGACTGATGAAGCACAGAACAACTGTGGTGGTTGCTCACAGGCTTTCCACCATTAAAAATTGCGACCAAATCTCAGTGATCCAAGATGGTAAGATAGTAGAACAAGGGACTCATTCGAGCCTTTGTGAGAACAAGAATGGAGCTTATTACAAGTTGATCAACATccaacaacagcaacaacGACAGTGA